The following are from one region of the Capsicum annuum cultivar UCD-10X-F1 chromosome 1, UCD10Xv1.1, whole genome shotgun sequence genome:
- the LOC107841559 gene encoding pentatricopeptide repeat-containing protein At5g19020, mitochondrial: MIIGIRQHKPSFHLLAPFFLLSCPSLKWVSSSLDKEKNTEKRKPNYEFSLVSAFKSCSANSSVTRGQQLHSLVLKSGLESNIFILNSMITFYVKCGLVSHAKTIFDSCTRLDAVSCNIMLCGYVKFGFLNEAYEMFDKMTERNCVTYTTMIMGLVQKGFWSEAIWVFRDMRYFGVGPNEVTLVNVISAYLHCGGIKVDKMLHGLVLKVGVKDFVHVSTNLLHLYCLNGCLKDASMLFNEMREKNVVSWNVMLNGYTKAGLVDFGKEVFEHIVDKDVVSWGTIIDGYLQAARLNDAVKMYREMMCTGLHPNDVMIVDFLSTCGQLMSNFEGRQFHCVTVKMGFDLLDFIQATIIHFYAACGEVDLAHLQFEIGNKDHVACWNALIAGLVRNRKIDEARRLFDQMPARDVFTWSSMISGYSQSEQPDLALELFHVMLAGGVKPNEITMVSVVSSIASLGTLKEGRWAHHYICKNPIPLNDNLSAALIDMYAKCASINDALEVFNQIREKAVDVSPWNAIICGLAMHGHAHLSLRIFSDLLKQNIKPNSITFIGVLSACCHAGLVEAGEQHFQSMTKLYNVKPNIKHYGCMVDLFGRAGRLKEAEELIRTMPMEADIIIWGTLLAASKTHGNTEIGERAAENLARVEPSHGPSRVLLSNIHADAGKWDDAFLTRQAMRSQGLTRSTAYSGVV, translated from the coding sequence ATGATCATTGGAATCAGACAACACAAGCCATCCTTTCACCTCCTTGCTCCATTCTTCTTACTCTCTTGTCCCTCTCTCAAATGGGTTTCTTCTTCATTGGACAAGGAGAAAAACACCGAGAAACGAAAACCCAATTACGAATTCTCTCTTGTTTCAGCCTTCAAGTCTTGTTCAGCGAATTCATCTGTCACTCGGGGCCAACAACTTCACTCCCTTGTCTTGAAATCCGGCCTCGAATCCAATATTTTTATTCTGAATAGCATGATCACTTTTTACGTAAAATGTGGATTAGTAAGTCATGCTAAGACAATCTTTGACTCTTGTACTAGGTTAGATGCAGTGTCTTGTAACATAATGTTGTGTGGGTATGTAAAATTTGGGTTTCTGAATGAAGCCTAtgagatgtttgataaaatgactgaGAGAAACTGTGTGACTTATACGACTATGATTATGGGTTTGGTACAGAAGGGGTTTTGGAGTGAGGCAATTTGGGTTTTTAGAGATATGAGGTACTTTGGTGTTGGTCCAAATGAGGTGACTTTGGTGAATGTTATATCAGCTTATTTGCATTGTGGGGGGATTAAGGTGGATAAAATGCTTCATGGGTTGGTATTGAAAGTCGGGGTGAAGGATTTCGTTCACGTGTCCACCAATTTGCTTCATTTGTATTGTCTCAATGGGTGTTTGAAGGATGCAAGTATGTTATTTAATGAGATGCGTGAAAAAAATGTGGTTTCTTGGAATGTGATGCTGAATGGGTATACTAAGGCTGGGCTAGTCGATTTTGGTAAAGAGGTTTTTGAACATATTGTTGATAAGGATGTGGTTTCTTGGGGTACAATTATTGATGGTTATTTGCAAGCAGCAAGGTTGAATGATGCTGTTAAAATGTATCGTGAAATGATGTGTACTGGATTGCATCCTAATGACGTTATGATTGTAGACTTTTTATCAACGTGTGGACAACTGATGTCAAATTTTGAGGGTAGGCAGTTTCATTGTGtaacagtaaagatgggttttgATCTCTTGGACTTTATTCAGGCGACAATAATCCACTTCTATGCAGCTTGCGGGGAGGTGGATCTTGCCCATTTGCAGTTTGAAATAGGAAACAAGGACCATGTTGCATGTTGGAATGCCCTAATTGCAGGACTtgttagaaatagaaaaattgatGAGGCTAGACGCTTATTCGATCAAATGCCTGCAAGAGATGTTTTCACTTGGAGCTCCATGATTTCTGGTTACTCGCAAAGTGAGCAGCCTGATTTGGCTCTTGAGCTTTTTCATGTGATGTTAGCTGGTGGTGTAAAACCAAATGAAATTACTATGGTCAGTGTCGTCTCTTCTATTGCTTCTTTAGGGACCTTAAAAGAAGGTAGATGGGCTCATCATTATATTTGCAAAAATCCCATCCCTTTGAATGACAACTTGAGTGCAGCACTGATTGACATGTATGCCAAATGTGCCAGCATCAATGATGCCTTAGAGGTGTTCAATCAAATCCGAGAGAAAGCTGTTGATGTCTCACCATGGAATGCCATTATTTGTGGCCTAGCAATGCACGGGCATGCACATTTATCTCTTCGTATCTTCTCAGATTTGCTGAAGCAAAACATCAAACCCAATTCGATCACTTTTATAGGAGTCTTAAGTGCATGTTGCCACGCTGGGTTGGTGGAGGCTGGTGAACAGCATTTCCAGAGCATGACTAAACTGTATAATGTAAAACCAAATATTAAGCACTATGGTTGTATGGTGGATCTTTTTGGTAGAGCAGGACGATTGAAAGAAGCTGAAGAGCTCATAAGGACCATGCCTATGGAGGCAGATATCATCATATGGGGCACATTGTTGGCTGCTTCTAAAACTCATGGTAACACAGAAATAGGAGAAAGGGCAGCAGAGAACTTGGCAAGAGTGGAGCCATCTCATGGTCCTAGTAGGGTCCTTCTCTCTAACATTCATGCAGATGCCGGAAAATGGGATGATGCATTTCTCACTAGGCAAGCTATGCGAAGTCAAGGATTGACAAGGTCAACTGCATATAGTGGTGTTGTATGA